Proteins co-encoded in one Mycobacterium mantenii genomic window:
- a CDS encoding TetR/AcrR family transcriptional regulator, producing MQTGQRRGRWTGVPLESRLALRRDNLIGAGVQLLGSPGGPALTVRAVCREAALTERYFYESFADRDEFVRAVYDDVCTRAMTTLTSATTPREAVERFVELMVDDPVRGRVLLLAPAVEPVLTRSGAEWMPNFIDLLQRKLSRIGDAVLQKMIATSLVGGLSSLFTAYLHGQLGATRKQFIDYCVNMLYITAAPYVPAGELGKSQ from the coding sequence GTGCAGACGGGTCAACGACGGGGGCGCTGGACCGGCGTCCCCTTGGAGAGTCGCCTCGCGCTTCGCCGTGACAACCTCATCGGCGCCGGCGTGCAGTTGCTCGGCAGTCCGGGCGGGCCGGCGCTGACCGTGCGCGCCGTCTGCCGGGAGGCCGCACTGACCGAACGCTATTTCTACGAAAGCTTCGCCGACCGTGACGAATTCGTGCGCGCGGTCTACGACGATGTCTGCACGCGCGCCATGACCACCCTGACGTCGGCGACGACCCCGCGGGAGGCCGTCGAGCGATTCGTCGAGCTGATGGTCGACGATCCGGTTCGCGGTCGCGTGCTGTTGCTGGCGCCGGCGGTGGAACCGGTTCTGACCCGCTCCGGCGCGGAATGGATGCCCAATTTCATCGACCTGTTGCAGCGCAAGCTATCCCGGATCGGCGACGCCGTACTGCAGAAGATGATCGCCACCAGCCTGGTCGGCGGCCTGTCGAGCCTGTTCACCGCCTATCTGCACGGTCAGCTGGGCGCCACGCGCAAACAATTCATCGACTACTGCGTCAACATGCTGTACATCACGGCCGCGCCGTACGTCCCGGCGGGCGAGTTGGGCAAGTCGCAGTAA
- a CDS encoding site-specific integrase, producing MAGSVPRGIRKRTNSAGQARYQVRYLVRDPNSPSGWVETSSTFATMREARAFKADRDGEAAIGARRFDPRLGRASLSAIWTQYSASKQPAVSPKTWSGYAQHWELRISPRFGHVPVDEISRKDVQQFIGGLTVGPWAKLATLRLLRSILDMAREDGRIHINPAQGVSSGRIPARERHRYLSATEVAALAHACGDQGDIVTILAFTGLRWSELVGLRVGDIDLKARRLYVRQAAPDVEGRIIVGPPKTRAAVRTVPLPRIVIDALKPRIENRSTKEQAITSPNGGFLRSNNWRRHTHWNKALKKTGLAPLTIHDLRHTYASLARKSGADLRYVQKTMGHSTPTVTANIYSDLYSDELDHVATNLDRLNDVAKDQANGQEPDTPKHP from the coding sequence GTGGCCGGATCAGTACCGCGCGGCATCCGAAAGCGGACGAATTCAGCCGGCCAGGCGCGCTACCAAGTGCGCTACCTGGTGCGCGATCCAAACTCCCCGTCAGGATGGGTCGAGACGTCATCGACGTTTGCCACCATGCGGGAAGCGCGCGCGTTCAAGGCCGATCGCGACGGCGAGGCGGCGATCGGCGCCCGACGATTCGACCCCAGACTTGGCCGCGCCAGCCTCTCCGCTATCTGGACGCAATACAGCGCATCGAAGCAGCCGGCCGTTTCCCCCAAGACGTGGAGCGGCTACGCGCAGCATTGGGAGCTACGTATCAGCCCGCGCTTCGGCCATGTCCCGGTTGACGAGATCAGCCGGAAGGACGTGCAGCAGTTCATCGGCGGCCTCACCGTGGGCCCGTGGGCCAAACTCGCCACGCTCCGGCTGCTGCGCTCGATTCTCGACATGGCTCGCGAGGACGGCCGAATTCACATCAACCCGGCCCAGGGTGTGTCATCCGGTCGGATTCCGGCGCGGGAACGTCACCGCTACCTCTCCGCCACGGAAGTCGCCGCCCTGGCACACGCCTGCGGCGACCAAGGCGACATCGTCACAATCCTGGCCTTTACCGGTCTGCGCTGGTCCGAACTCGTCGGCCTGCGCGTCGGCGACATCGACCTCAAAGCACGCCGCCTCTACGTCCGCCAAGCCGCCCCGGACGTAGAGGGCCGAATCATCGTCGGGCCGCCGAAAACTCGCGCAGCCGTCCGAACCGTCCCACTCCCCCGAATCGTCATCGACGCGCTGAAGCCACGAATCGAAAACCGCTCGACTAAAGAGCAAGCGATCACATCACCAAATGGCGGCTTCCTGAGATCAAACAACTGGCGCAGACACACCCACTGGAACAAAGCCCTCAAGAAAACCGGCCTGGCGCCGCTGACGATCCACGACCTCCGCCACACGTACGCCAGCCTCGCCCGCAAATCCGGGGCCGACCTCCGCTACGTCCAGAAGACCATGGGGCACTCGACCCCGACCGTCACCGCCAACATCTACAGCGACCTCTACTCAGACGAACTCGACCACGTCGCTACGAATCTCGACCGGCTCAATGACGTCGCCAAAGACCAGGCGAACGGACAGGAACCGGACACACCGAAACATCCATAG
- a CDS encoding cell division protein FtsK: MSQYDPVVPSDPYSIPDPDAGTDLFDLTHVLTVGATWLTAVTGVVTLSLVVWRLRSPATFRRYVATPARRARWLLWALISWPRVAKACGLSTSERVAGTDSQGKTTTKTVWTHPRLLGVSISDHCLHMTVRTRTGQTVDDLETAVPAIRDAVGAHSARSTVVAPGTVRMELVMRQQLSAIETARRPTCTEATAVKIGRRENGSAWILRVAGLHTLTVGCSGAGKGSIFWGIAGGLGPAVKSGTVRLFAVDLKYGIEVSVGSALFSKIATTEVEAASLLNKLEELLDSRGRRMAGRARSHTPSAAEPLVVLLIDELAGLTAYMTDAALRKQVAGSLSRILTKGRAVGIVVAAFMQDPRKEILPMRGLFTQTVALRLRSRDEVAMVLGDGLADAAPAHRINPSEPGTGYVIAEDGSTMRVRADYWPDSLIRSVAQEYGLTCQRPTGPTEN, encoded by the coding sequence ATGAGTCAGTACGACCCCGTAGTACCTAGCGATCCGTATTCGATTCCAGATCCCGACGCCGGGACGGACCTCTTTGACCTCACGCACGTGCTGACGGTCGGCGCCACGTGGCTCACCGCGGTGACCGGGGTGGTCACCCTTTCGCTCGTCGTTTGGAGACTGCGTTCGCCCGCCACATTTAGGCGCTATGTCGCAACCCCTGCGCGGCGGGCCCGATGGCTGCTATGGGCGTTGATTTCCTGGCCACGAGTTGCCAAGGCCTGCGGGCTGTCGACTTCCGAGCGCGTGGCAGGTACGGACTCGCAGGGCAAGACCACGACGAAGACGGTTTGGACCCACCCTCGCCTTCTCGGAGTGAGCATCTCCGATCACTGTCTGCACATGACCGTCCGCACACGAACGGGCCAGACAGTCGATGACCTCGAAACCGCGGTCCCCGCAATCCGCGACGCTGTCGGGGCACATTCCGCCCGTTCCACGGTGGTTGCACCCGGGACGGTTCGCATGGAATTGGTTATGCGACAACAGCTGTCGGCCATCGAAACTGCTAGACGGCCAACCTGCACCGAGGCAACTGCCGTTAAGATTGGCCGACGCGAGAACGGCTCGGCTTGGATTCTCCGCGTCGCTGGCCTCCACACCCTCACTGTTGGGTGCTCAGGGGCGGGCAAAGGCTCCATTTTCTGGGGCATCGCAGGCGGACTGGGCCCAGCCGTCAAGTCAGGAACCGTCCGGCTGTTCGCCGTCGACCTCAAGTACGGGATCGAAGTGTCAGTCGGCTCCGCCCTATTCAGCAAGATTGCGACAACCGAGGTCGAGGCCGCGAGCTTGCTAAACAAGTTGGAGGAGCTGCTGGATAGCCGTGGCCGCAGGATGGCTGGCCGAGCACGTTCGCACACACCGAGCGCCGCCGAACCGCTAGTCGTGCTGCTTATAGATGAATTGGCGGGCTTGACCGCGTACATGACGGACGCCGCCCTGAGGAAGCAAGTTGCGGGCTCGCTCTCACGCATTCTGACGAAGGGCAGGGCCGTAGGCATCGTGGTCGCCGCCTTCATGCAGGACCCTCGCAAGGAGATTCTGCCCATGCGCGGGTTGTTCACCCAGACCGTTGCATTGCGGCTGCGTTCACGCGACGAAGTCGCGATGGTTCTGGGTGATGGCCTCGCTGATGCCGCACCCGCGCACCGCATCAACCCGAGTGAACCTGGGACCGGATACGTCATCGCCGAAGACGGATCAACGATGCGAGTACGTGCCGACTACTGGCCAGATTCGTTAATCCGTTCTGTTGCACAAGAATACGGTCTCACTTGCCAAAGACCCACTGGCCCCACAGAGAACTGA
- a CDS encoding nucleoside deaminase: MTDFAQRTIDLARRNVTEGGRPFATVIVQDGTVLAESANKVAQTNDPTAHAEILAIRDACMKLGTEHLVDATIYALAHPCPMCLGSLYYCSPKAVVFLTTRDSYEQYYLDDRKYFELSTFYDEFGKEWDQRRLPMRYDPRDNAVEVYRLWNERNGGRRSTVVPSA; this comes from the coding sequence GTGACCGATTTCGCACAGCGGACGATCGACCTGGCTCGCCGCAACGTGACAGAGGGTGGCCGCCCGTTCGCAACGGTGATCGTCCAGGACGGCACGGTGCTCGCCGAGAGCGCCAACAAGGTCGCCCAGACCAACGATCCCACCGCCCACGCCGAAATCCTGGCGATCCGCGACGCCTGCATGAAGCTGGGCACCGAGCACCTCGTCGACGCCACCATCTACGCGCTGGCCCATCCGTGCCCGATGTGCCTGGGCTCGCTGTATTACTGCTCACCCAAAGCAGTCGTTTTCCTGACCACCCGGGACAGCTACGAGCAGTACTACCTCGATGACCGCAAATACTTCGAGTTGTCCACGTTCTACGACGAATTCGGCAAGGAATGGGACCAGCGACGGCTGCCCATGCGCTACGACCCCAGAGACAACGCGGTGGAGGTTTATCGGCTCTGGAACGAGCGCAACGGCGGCCGCCGGTCGACGGTCGTCCCCTCGGCCTGA
- the dusB gene encoding tRNA dihydrouridine synthase DusB: protein MRIGSIALASPVVLAPMAGVTNVAFRTLCRELEQAKAGTVSGLYVCEMVTARALVERHPATMHMTTFTPDESPRSLQLYTVDPATTYAAAKMIADEGLADHIDMNFGCPVPKVTKRGGGSALPYKRRLFGQIVAAAVRGTEGTQIPVTVKFRIGIDDEHHTHLDAGRIAEAEGAAAVALHARTAAQRYSGTADWKEIARLKEHVQTIPVLGNGDIYDASDALTMMATTGCDGVVIGRGCLGRPWLFAELSAAFTGGPPPTPPTLGEVADIVRRHGQLLAAHFGEDKGMRDIRKHVGWYLHGFPAGSELRRALAMVKTLDELDSLLDRLDGAVPFPDEATGPRGRQGSPARVVLPEGWLADPDDCTVPAGADVMHSGG, encoded by the coding sequence GTGCGCATCGGTTCCATCGCGCTCGCCAGCCCGGTGGTTCTGGCACCGATGGCGGGCGTGACCAACGTTGCATTCCGGACGCTGTGCCGCGAACTGGAGCAAGCCAAGGCCGGCACCGTCAGCGGGCTGTATGTCTGCGAAATGGTAACGGCGCGTGCGCTTGTCGAGCGCCATCCGGCCACCATGCACATGACCACGTTCACGCCCGACGAGTCGCCACGCTCGCTGCAGCTCTATACCGTGGACCCCGCGACCACCTACGCGGCCGCCAAGATGATCGCCGACGAGGGCTTGGCCGATCACATCGACATGAACTTCGGCTGCCCGGTGCCCAAGGTGACCAAACGCGGCGGCGGATCGGCGCTGCCCTACAAACGGCGGCTGTTCGGCCAGATCGTCGCCGCGGCGGTGCGCGGTACCGAGGGCACACAGATCCCAGTGACCGTCAAGTTCCGCATCGGCATCGACGACGAGCACCACACGCACCTCGATGCCGGGCGCATCGCCGAAGCCGAGGGGGCCGCGGCCGTCGCGCTGCATGCCCGGACGGCGGCGCAGCGCTACTCCGGCACCGCGGACTGGAAAGAGATCGCCCGGCTCAAAGAGCATGTGCAGACGATCCCGGTGCTCGGCAACGGCGATATCTACGACGCCAGCGACGCGCTGACGATGATGGCCACCACCGGATGCGACGGAGTCGTCATCGGCCGCGGCTGCCTGGGGCGGCCCTGGCTTTTCGCCGAGCTGTCGGCCGCATTCACCGGTGGCCCGCCGCCCACGCCGCCCACCCTGGGCGAGGTCGCCGACATCGTCCGCCGGCACGGGCAGCTGCTGGCCGCGCACTTCGGCGAGGACAAGGGCATGCGCGACATCCGCAAGCACGTCGGCTGGTACCTGCACGGTTTTCCGGCCGGTTCCGAGCTGCGCCGGGCGCTGGCGATGGTCAAGACGCTCGACGAGCTGGATTCCCTGCTCGACCGGTTGGACGGCGCCGTGCCGTTCCCGGACGAGGCGACCGGCCCTCGCGGCCGGCAGGGTTCCCCGGCGCGGGTGGTGCTGCCGGAGGGGTGGCTGGCCGATCCCGACGACTGCACGGTGCCCGCGGGCGCCGACGTCATGCACTCCGGAGGCTGA
- a CDS encoding TetR family transcriptional regulator, with protein sequence MPSANTGSLRDRRRAELLSQIQGTAHQLFAERGFAAVTTEDIAAASGISISTYFRYAPTKEDLLIAPLRQTVAEIVAAYGTQPSDQSAADALIALFAETAWDKTNPKPHYWQQAILTAPHLLSKSALISDNDGRKFIELVAARMGVDAGLDIRPSLLVHTALATAQFILRRRLSEDTKTRPPLHVELERALRVTLAGFD encoded by the coding sequence ATGCCCTCCGCAAACACTGGCTCGTTAAGGGACCGACGCCGCGCCGAGTTGCTCTCGCAGATCCAGGGAACCGCACATCAACTTTTTGCCGAACGTGGATTTGCTGCGGTGACCACCGAGGACATCGCTGCCGCTTCCGGGATATCCATCAGCACGTACTTCCGCTACGCGCCTACGAAGGAAGATCTGCTGATCGCCCCCTTGCGGCAAACGGTCGCTGAAATCGTTGCCGCCTATGGCACTCAGCCATCGGACCAATCAGCAGCCGACGCGCTGATCGCGTTGTTCGCCGAAACCGCGTGGGACAAAACCAATCCGAAGCCGCACTACTGGCAACAAGCCATACTGACCGCCCCCCACCTACTGAGCAAATCGGCACTGATCAGCGATAACGATGGCCGCAAGTTCATCGAACTCGTCGCTGCACGGATGGGCGTCGATGCAGGGTTGGACATTCGTCCCTCGCTGCTTGTCCACACGGCCTTGGCCACCGCACAATTCATACTTCGACGCCGGCTGAGTGAAGACACTAAAACGAGACCACCGCTCCACGTTGAGTTGGAACGGGCCTTGAGGGTTACGTTGGCTGGATTCGACTGA
- a CDS encoding class I SAM-dependent methyltransferase, which yields MARTERDRWDLATSVGATATMVAAQRALSSDAKLIEDPYAAPLVRAVGIDVYVRLVNGEIAAGGNTEFDPQRMAQGMACRTRFYDQFFLDATRCGIGQVVILASGLDSRAYRLPWPEGTVVYEVDMPEVIEFKTLTLGDLGAEPTAERRTVAIDLRDDWASALQAAGFDPQAPSAWSAEGLLVYLPDEAQDALFDNITTLSAPGSRLAFEFVPDTAVFADPRWRAHHDRMSELGFEIDFNDLVYHGQRSHIVDHLSQRGWQTSSKTIAELHAANGFVYADDDVAAAFADVTYSSAVLGR from the coding sequence ATGGCACGCACCGAACGTGATCGTTGGGATCTTGCGACGAGTGTCGGGGCGACGGCGACCATGGTGGCCGCCCAGCGGGCCCTGTCTTCGGACGCGAAGTTGATCGAGGACCCCTATGCGGCGCCGCTGGTGCGGGCCGTCGGGATCGACGTCTACGTCCGGCTGGTGAACGGCGAAATCGCGGCCGGCGGGAACACGGAGTTCGATCCACAGCGCATGGCGCAGGGGATGGCCTGCCGGACCCGGTTCTACGACCAATTCTTTCTGGACGCGACCCGCTGCGGCATCGGCCAGGTGGTGATCCTTGCATCGGGCCTCGATTCCCGGGCCTACCGGCTGCCGTGGCCGGAGGGAACGGTCGTCTACGAGGTCGACATGCCGGAGGTGATCGAATTCAAGACCCTGACGCTGGGCGACCTGGGGGCCGAGCCGACCGCGGAGCGGCGCACCGTTGCCATCGACCTGCGCGACGACTGGGCCTCGGCCCTGCAGGCAGCCGGATTCGACCCGCAGGCCCCCTCGGCATGGAGCGCGGAAGGCCTGTTGGTCTACCTTCCGGACGAAGCCCAGGACGCGCTGTTCGACAACATCACGACGCTGAGCGCTCCCGGCAGCCGCCTCGCCTTCGAATTCGTCCCTGACACTGCCGTTTTCGCCGACCCGCGGTGGCGCGCCCATCACGACCGGATGAGCGAGCTGGGCTTCGAGATCGACTTCAACGATCTGGTCTATCACGGGCAGCGCAGCCACATCGTCGACCACCTGAGCCAGCGCGGCTGGCAGACCTCGTCGAAAACCATTGCGGAGTTGCATGCCGCCAACGGGTTTGTCTACGCCGACGACGACGTCGCCGCGGCCTTCGCCGACGTCACGTACAGCAGCGCGGTGCTCGGGCGATGA
- a CDS encoding acyl-ACP desaturase, which produces MSAELTNLQLLQELEPFVEKYLNRHESMHKDWNPHDYIPWSDGKNYYALGGQDWHPEESKLSDLAQVAMVQNLMTEDNLPSYHREIAMNFGMDGAWGQWVNRWTAEENRHGIALRDYLVVTRAVDPVELEKLRIEVVNRGFSPGQNQQIRADLFAESLFDSVIYVTFQELATRISHRNTGKACNETIADQLLAKISADENLHMIFYRDVSEAGFEACPNQAMRSLHKVLRNFQMPGYQVPEFRRKAVVIAVGGVYDPRIHLDDVVMPVLKKWRIFEREDFTGDAAAMRDDLGVLIKELEQTCEKFEISKQRQLEREVRTGKRTTAAELHLTAGTLTMSRR; this is translated from the coding sequence ATGTCAGCCGAGCTGACAAACCTACAGCTGCTGCAGGAACTCGAGCCGTTCGTCGAGAAATACCTGAACCGGCACGAGAGCATGCACAAGGACTGGAACCCGCACGACTACATCCCGTGGTCGGACGGTAAGAACTACTACGCGCTCGGTGGGCAGGACTGGCACCCCGAGGAGAGCAAGCTCTCCGACCTCGCCCAGGTGGCGATGGTGCAGAACCTGATGACCGAAGACAACCTGCCCTCGTATCACCGCGAGATCGCGATGAACTTCGGCATGGACGGCGCGTGGGGCCAGTGGGTCAACCGGTGGACCGCCGAGGAGAACCGGCACGGCATCGCGCTGCGCGACTACCTGGTGGTGACCCGCGCGGTCGACCCGGTCGAGCTGGAGAAGCTGCGCATCGAGGTGGTGAACCGGGGATTCAGCCCGGGTCAGAACCAGCAGATTCGCGCCGACCTGTTCGCCGAGAGCCTGTTCGACTCCGTCATCTACGTGACGTTCCAGGAGCTGGCGACGCGGATTTCGCACCGCAACACCGGCAAGGCCTGCAACGAGACCATCGCTGACCAGCTGCTGGCCAAGATCTCGGCCGACGAAAACCTGCACATGATCTTCTACCGGGACGTCAGCGAGGCCGGTTTCGAGGCCTGCCCCAACCAGGCGATGCGATCGCTGCACAAGGTGTTGCGCAACTTCCAGATGCCCGGCTACCAGGTGCCCGAGTTCCGCCGCAAGGCCGTCGTCATCGCCGTGGGCGGCGTGTACGACCCGCGCATCCACCTCGACGATGTGGTCATGCCGGTGCTGAAGAAATGGCGCATCTTCGAGCGCGAGGACTTCACCGGCGACGCCGCCGCGATGCGCGACGACCTCGGTGTGCTGATCAAGGAGCTCGAGCAAACCTGCGAGAAATTCGAGATCTCGAAGCAGCGCCAGCTCGAGCGGGAAGTCCGCACCGGCAAGAGGACCACCGCAGCCGAGCTGCATCTGACCGCGGGCACGCTGACCATGAGCCGGCGGTAA
- a CDS encoding NUDIX hydrolase, producing the protein MGTTPKHSVSVAGVVVRDDGRVLVIRREDNGRWEAPGGVLELHESFEDGVRREVLEETGLKVTVQRLTGVYKNLTQGIVALVYRCGPAAGDTHPTAEAREVRWMTKEQVEGEMSPAFAVRVLDAFDEDPHSRAHDGVNVVSG; encoded by the coding sequence ATGGGAACTACGCCAAAGCACTCGGTCAGTGTCGCCGGGGTCGTTGTACGGGATGACGGTCGGGTTCTCGTCATCCGGCGAGAGGACAACGGCCGCTGGGAGGCTCCCGGCGGAGTACTCGAACTGCACGAGTCCTTCGAGGACGGCGTTCGACGCGAAGTGCTCGAAGAAACTGGATTGAAGGTCACAGTGCAACGTCTCACCGGGGTCTACAAGAACCTTACTCAGGGCATTGTCGCGCTGGTTTACCGGTGCGGTCCTGCCGCCGGCGACACGCACCCGACTGCCGAAGCTCGGGAAGTCCGTTGGATGACGAAAGAACAAGTTGAGGGTGAGATGAGCCCTGCCTTCGCAGTGCGGGTTCTAGATGCATTCGATGAAGATCCGCACTCCCGCGCCCATGATGGAGTAAATGTCGTTTCAGGTTAA
- a CDS encoding zinc transporter Slc39a7, which translates to MNEQHTHDAPHAHEHRHGDVTHAHAHTSHEHDHVEHEHSHAHADGAEHTHQHVHQAGLEEVHGHPHA; encoded by the coding sequence GTGAACGAACAGCACACCCACGACGCGCCGCACGCGCACGAACACCGGCACGGGGACGTGACCCACGCCCACGCTCACACGAGCCACGAACATGACCACGTCGAGCACGAGCACTCACACGCTCACGCCGACGGCGCCGAACACACCCACCAGCACGTGCACCAGGCGGGCCTGGAGGAAGTTCACGGTCACCCCCACGCATAA
- a CDS encoding oxygenase MpaB family protein, giving the protein MTQDTSASRPLTSDVAGGDVVATAEQSVSAGPTDASDGVAGGCPVSPAGYDAPPAPLGPDSLTWRYFGDWRGMLQGPWAGSMQNLHPQLGAAVIDHSTFFRERWPRLLRSLYPIGGVVFDGDRAPVTGAEVRDYHTDIKGVDDQGRRYHALNPDVFYWAHSTFFMGTIHVAERFCGGITEEQKRQLFDEHVEWYRMYGMSMRPVPDSWEDFQAYWDHMCRNVLENNWAARAVLDLTELPKPPFAQWIPDFLWAAQRKLLAPFFVWVTVGLYDPPVRELMGYRWSQRDEWLHRRFGDVVRGVFALVPSRFRKHPRARAGLDRASGRIPLDTPLVQTPARNLPPEDERGDPKHYCPVVS; this is encoded by the coding sequence GTGACTCAAGATACGTCCGCATCGCGCCCTCTGACCAGCGACGTCGCAGGCGGCGATGTCGTCGCCACCGCTGAGCAGTCGGTTTCGGCCGGGCCGACCGACGCCTCCGACGGTGTCGCGGGCGGCTGCCCGGTGTCCCCGGCGGGGTACGACGCGCCCCCGGCACCGCTGGGGCCCGATTCGCTGACCTGGCGGTACTTCGGGGACTGGCGGGGCATGCTGCAGGGGCCGTGGGCGGGGTCGATGCAGAACCTGCATCCGCAGCTGGGCGCGGCGGTCATCGATCACTCCACGTTCTTCCGCGAGCGCTGGCCGCGTCTGCTGCGCTCGTTGTATCCCATCGGCGGAGTCGTCTTCGACGGTGATCGCGCGCCGGTCACCGGCGCCGAGGTCCGCGACTACCACACCGACATCAAGGGTGTCGACGACCAGGGCCGGCGCTACCACGCGCTGAACCCCGACGTCTTCTACTGGGCGCACTCCACCTTCTTTATGGGCACCATTCATGTGGCCGAACGGTTTTGCGGCGGGATCACCGAGGAACAGAAGCGTCAGCTGTTCGATGAACATGTCGAGTGGTACCGCATGTACGGCATGAGCATGCGGCCGGTGCCGGATTCCTGGGAGGACTTCCAGGCTTACTGGGACCACATGTGCCGCAATGTGCTGGAGAACAATTGGGCGGCCCGGGCCGTCCTCGATCTGACCGAGCTACCGAAACCCCCATTCGCGCAGTGGATTCCGGACTTCCTGTGGGCCGCGCAGCGCAAGCTGCTGGCGCCGTTTTTCGTCTGGGTGACGGTCGGCCTGTACGACCCACCGGTGCGGGAGCTGATGGGCTACCGGTGGTCACAGCGCGACGAGTGGCTGCACCGGCGCTTCGGGGACGTCGTTCGTGGCGTGTTCGCCCTGGTGCCCAGCAGGTTCCGCAAGCACCCGCGGGCCCGGGCCGGCTTGGACCGCGCCAGCGGGCGGATCCCCCTCGATACGCCATTGGTGCAAACCCCGGCGCGCAACCTGCCGCCCGAAGACGAGCGCGGCGACCCCAAGCATTACTGCCCGGTGGTGTCCTGA
- a CDS encoding GntR family transcriptional regulator, which yields MEGCRVLQLGQIDRTDDKPPYRQIASMLREAISSSRFPPGERLPSEAELIEHFGVARMTVRQAMQELRSDGLVISQHGRGVFVRPTPPIRRLASDRFARQHRAEGKAAFSVEAEKSGYSPQVDNIAVSREKPNSFIAEQLRISADDDIVVRSRRYLANGRPVETAVSYIPAAFAEGTRIEQVDTGPGGIYARLEEHGHVLARFTEEVAARMPTPEERRQLELDSGVPVLTVLRTAYDTNDVAVEVCDTVKVASAYLLEYEFPAR from the coding sequence ATGGAAGGCTGCCGGGTGCTGCAACTTGGACAAATCGATCGCACCGATGACAAACCACCGTATCGGCAGATCGCGAGCATGTTGCGGGAGGCGATCAGTTCCAGTCGGTTCCCGCCTGGGGAACGACTGCCGTCCGAGGCGGAACTGATCGAGCATTTCGGTGTGGCCCGCATGACCGTAAGACAGGCCATGCAGGAGCTTCGTTCCGACGGACTCGTCATCTCGCAACACGGCCGCGGAGTGTTCGTCCGGCCGACGCCACCAATCCGCAGGCTGGCGTCGGATAGATTCGCACGACAGCATCGCGCCGAAGGAAAGGCGGCTTTTTCCGTCGAGGCAGAGAAATCTGGCTACTCGCCGCAAGTCGACAATATCGCCGTCAGCCGCGAGAAGCCGAATTCGTTTATAGCGGAACAACTTCGAATATCAGCCGACGATGACATCGTCGTGCGATCGAGGCGTTACCTGGCGAATGGACGACCCGTTGAGACGGCCGTCTCGTACATTCCGGCGGCATTTGCCGAAGGCACGAGGATCGAGCAGGTGGATACCGGACCCGGTGGTATCTACGCGCGCTTAGAAGAGCACGGTCATGTGCTTGCTCGCTTCACTGAAGAAGTCGCCGCTCGGATGCCCACTCCTGAAGAACGGCGGCAGCTGGAGCTCGACTCGGGAGTTCCGGTGCTGACGGTGCTGCGAACCGCTTACGACACCAATGACGTGGCGGTGGAGGTCTGCGACACCGTGAAGGTGGCCTCCGCCTACCTGCTCGAATACGAGTTCCCGGCCCGCTGA
- a CDS encoding helix-turn-helix transcriptional regulator, whose amino-acid sequence MAILGINATTAIATFPELLTAEQVAELLGVSTATVSRWGALRVHGADVGPPCYTLSDRVRRWDAAEVRAWLKQVRR is encoded by the coding sequence ATGGCAATTCTTGGCATCAACGCCACCACCGCAATAGCGACCTTTCCAGAGCTGCTGACAGCGGAACAGGTGGCGGAGCTGCTTGGCGTGTCCACTGCCACCGTGAGCCGATGGGGCGCGCTACGCGTACACGGCGCAGATGTGGGGCCGCCGTGCTACACGCTATCCGATCGCGTAAGACGTTGGGACGCAGCGGAAGTCCGCGCGTGGCTCAAGCAGGTGCGCCGCTAA